A section of the Arcobacter roscoffensis genome encodes:
- a CDS encoding alpha/beta fold hydrolase produces MKNWKLPYSYSYDNKEIKYAIKGKGEALILVHGTPWSSFNLRHLINKLSSSFKVYYFDLLGYGQSNKKDADVSLAVQNKVLKELISHWGLENPYIIGHDFGGTTVLRSHILDKINYKKIVLIDPVAISPWGSPFFKHVEKHEEAFAQVPDYIHKAIVEAYIKTAAYQELNKETIEGILTPWTAEDGKAAFYRQIAQASSKYTDEFQDKFDEIKSEVLILWGKKDEWIPVEQAYKLHSHIKNSKLVTIEDTGHLVIEENPDSLYKEIRKFLIDN; encoded by the coding sequence ATGAAAAACTGGAAACTTCCTTATTCTTATAGTTATGATAATAAAGAGATAAAATATGCTATAAAAGGTAAAGGTGAAGCTTTGATATTAGTTCATGGAACACCTTGGTCATCTTTTAATTTAAGACACTTAATAAATAAACTATCTTCCTCCTTCAAGGTTTACTATTTTGATTTACTAGGTTATGGACAATCTAATAAAAAAGATGCTGATGTATCACTAGCTGTACAAAACAAAGTTTTAAAAGAGTTAATTAGTCACTGGGGTTTAGAAAATCCATATATTATTGGTCATGATTTTGGTGGAACTACAGTTTTAAGAAGTCATATTCTTGATAAAATAAATTATAAAAAAATTGTTCTTATTGACCCTGTTGCAATTTCACCTTGGGGTTCACCATTTTTTAAACATGTGGAAAAACATGAAGAAGCTTTTGCCCAAGTTCCAGATTATATTCACAAAGCTATAGTTGAGGCTTACATTAAAACAGCTGCTTATCAAGAGTTAAATAAAGAAACAATTGAAGGAATATTAACTCCTTGGACTGCTGAGGATGGGAAAGCTGCTTTTTATAGACAAATTGCACAAGCTAGTTCAAAATATACAGATGAATTTCAAGATAAGTTTGATGAGATTAAAAGTGAAGTACTTATCTTATGGGGAAAAAAGGATGAGTGGATTCCCGTAGAACAAGCCTACAAGCTTCATTCTCATATTAAAAACTCAAAATTAGTCACTATTGAAGATACTGGTCATTTAGTTATTGAAGAAAATCCAGATTCTTTATATAAAGAGATAAGGAAATTTTTAATTGA